The following are encoded together in the Choloepus didactylus isolate mChoDid1 chromosome 7, mChoDid1.pri, whole genome shotgun sequence genome:
- the LOC119539316 gene encoding NADH dehydrogenase [ubiquinone] 1 beta subcomplex subunit 4-like: MSFPKYKSSRFATLPTTLDPAEYHISPETRQAQAERLAIRSRLKQEYLLQYNDPNRQGLEDPALIRWPYARSANVYPTFRPTPKTSLLGAVFGIGPLFFWYYVFKTDRDRKEKLIREGKLDRSMNISY, from the coding sequence ATGTCTTTCCCCAAATACAAGTCGTCGCGGTTTGCCACCCTGCCCACTACTCTCGATCCAGCCGAATACCACATATCTCCGGAAACCCGGCAGGCCCAAGCTGAACGGTTGGCCATAAGATCACGGCTTAAACAGGAGTATCTGCTTCAGTACAACGACCCCAACCGCCAAGGGCTCGAAGACCCTGCCTTGATTCGTTGGCCCTATGCGAGATCAGCAAATGTCTATCCCACTTTCAGGCCCACTCCCAAGACCTCACTTTTAGGAGCTGTGTTTGGGATTGGGCCCCTTTTCTTCTGGTATTATGTTTTCAAAACTGACAGGGATAGGAAAGAAAAACTCATCCGGGAAGGAAAATTGGATCGAAGTATGAACATCTCATATTAA